The following is a genomic window from Bacteroidia bacterium.
CGCGAAGCCGTGAAACAATTCAATGCTAACAAAAACAACTTCTTTAAAGAGCGGAAAAAACATCTTGCTGAGTACCTGAGAGAAAAAGAAGTGCTATGCGAAAAAGTGGAAGCCATCCTGCAGGAAGAAGGTGACATCAGCCAGCATAAGCGCGAAGTCATCAAGCTTCAGGACGACTGGAAGAAAACCAAACCGGTGCAGCGGAAATATTCACAGAAAATATGGAACCGGTTCAGGAAGGCGTGCGACCAATATTTTCAGCGGCTCACGGAGGCCAATCAACAGCAACATGCCGAGCAGCAAGAAAACCTGAAAGCAAAAGAAGCCATCTGCGAAAAGCTGGAAGAACTCGCAGCCAACCCGCCTGAAGATGTGAAGGAAGCAGTTAAAAATTATCAGGAAGATTTTAACCAGATAGGTTTTGTTCCATTCAAGGTTAAATCCGCAATCCAGGAACGGTTTCAAAAAGCCGTGCGCAGCCTGATGCTAAAAGGTAAATTTGATAAAGACCTGGACCCGAAGCTCATGAGCTATGCCCTGCACCTTGATAACCTGGTACAGGATAGGGAAGCAGCCGGCAAGCTTGACAATGAAATATGGAAACTGAACCGCGACATCAAGCGCATTGAGAATGACATGGTAACGCTGGATAACAACCTGGCTTTTTTCAGCAATTCAAAAAATGCTGACAAACTGAAGAAAGATTTTGAGAAGAAAATCCAGGATTACGAAGAAGAAATTAAAACGCTGAAACAAAAAATAAGCATGGTGCGCAAACGCTCATCCCTCGTTTAACGGTTTTATTATTCTATTTAATAAAAAGTCAAAACCCTTGAGCGCAGCCAGTTTGTGGCACAGGTTCAATAGCTGTTTTCGCTATCTGTTTTCCGCCAGTTCCCGCCACGGCATTCATTCCCCGTTTATGTATGAGTTTTATTGCAAGGTGTTGCTGGACATGAACTATTATCCGGTTTATAATTCGATCGCCCGCTTCCGGCATTCGCTTGAGCATGATGAAAGCTGGCTGTCAAAAAAAGAATTGGGGGCGGGCTCAAATGCGGGATTAACCACCAGGCGCTTACTGCGGAAAGAAGCAAAACATTCAGGAATCCCTGCAGATTACGGCCGGTTATTGTATCGCATCGTCCGGCATTTCCAACCCCGATATGCGCTGGAATTAGGAACATCCCTGGGACTAAGTGCATTCTACCAGGCAGCAGCAATGGCGCAAAACAGCGGGAGCGAATTTGTGAGCATTGAAGGTTGCAGCGACACGCACCAGGCAGCCACACGAAATCTGAACGCCATTGCTCCGGAGCTGGGCATTGACCATTTCGTTCAGTTCCGCCTGGGTGATTTTAATGATGAACTGCCAAAAGTGCTGAAGGAATGGCCGCGGCTTGATTATGTATTTATTGATGGCGATCACCGGGAAGAGCGGTTGCTCCATTACTTTCGGCTTTGCCTGCAAAAAGTGAATGAAAACTCTGTGATAGCGGTAGATGATATCTACTGGTCTCCGGGGATGACCCGCGCCTGGCAAGCTATTAAGCAGATGCCGGAAGTAAGGCAAACGGCAGATTTATATCGCTTTGGATTGGTATTTTTCAGGAAAAGTGCAGCACCTCAACATTTTATATTGAAGTTTTAAAATCAGCAATGGAGGGAATTTATGAAGTAATAGTGGGGAGCCTGGTGTTGAGCCTTGTTCATGCTGCCATTCCCAGCCACTGGTTGCCGGTGGTGGCAATAAGCAAAACGGAAAACTGGTCCCTTCGTGAAACGCTGGTGGTAACGCTGATTGCCGGCTCTGCCCATACCATCAGCACGATTTTGCTGGGCCTGCTTATCGGCTATATGAGCCTTCAGTTGTCATCCATTGAGATCGTGCAACGCTATATTACGCCCGGCATCCTCATGGCATTAGGTGTTTATTATCTGGTGCGTACCTGGCAGAGCCAGACGCATCATCATCATATTCCTGAGCACCTGCATTCTTCACGCTCAAAAGCGGCTATTATAATTTCCCTCGCTGTTGGGATGTTCTTTTCTCCATGCCTGGAACTTACCTTCATTTATTTGCGGGCAGGCTCTTTTGGATGGGCCGGTTTGGGCGCAGTAACAATGATTTACCTGATTGTGCCTGTGCTGGCTATGGTGATTCTGGTAACGCTCAGCGTAAAAGGCATTCAAATGCTAAACCTGCACATTCCTGAAAAATATGAAAAGCTGGTAACAGGGATTGTTCTGGTTTTGCTGGGCCTGGTAGCCATGCTCGCTGAAAACGTGCAGCATTAGCAGATTAAATCATACGCCTGATAAATGCCAGTGGGTGTGTGATTATCCCTGTTTCAGCGTTAATGATCCCGTGCTCTGAGAGTTTATCATTCCTGACTTTAGAACCTCCCACCGAAGTCGCATGGATCAAACCATCATTTGCTGCTAAAATTCCAACATGCGTGATCCTTCCATTTGCGCTGCTGAAAAAGGCAAGATCGCCTGGCTGCCGGTCATGCCAGTCCACCGCATTCCCCTGTTTGGCCTGGAGGCTTGCATCCCGTGGCAGGCTATAGCCTGCTATTCTGAATAGCGTTTGCACCATCCCGGAGCAGTCGGTTCCGAAAGTAGTTCGGCCACCCCACAAATAAGGAGTTTCGAGAAACCGCGTTGCCATCTCTAAAATAAGAGAAACGTCAAGAGTTTCAGGCAAATGAACTTTTCCTTCAAAAGCAAACTCCTCATCTCCCGCAGTGCAACAGCCCTTCGCGGAGCGGTAAATGGTGCTGCCAAAATATATCGGAAATCGCCTGCTTTTATTCTCAATTCGTACGATGGAATCCACCGCATAGAAAGGCTTTTGTTGCCTTAATACCTGGCAGGCAGATGCCTCCAGAATCGCAAGGGAAGCATTCTCAATCCAGCCCTCATATCCGTCAGCTTCCAGCGTTACTCTATGCCACGCCTCTAGCGACTCATGTACCTTGAAAATTTCTCCGAAAAGGACTGAAGTCACCATCTCGCTTCGATGGCTTTTATCCGCGCGTACCGGCATCCAGCTTAGGTTACAAATGCCGAAAGGAACTGACATAAATAGCAGAAGCGGTAATTAATCCAAATGAAGTTTGGCTTTGCGCGCCAGGAGGGTTTCTTCGCTTTCTCTGCGATCAGGATCATCCACGCAACAATCTACGGGGCAAACAGCCGCACATTGAGGCTCTTCATGAAATCCCATGCACTCAGTGCATTTATCAGGAACAATAAAATACACCTCATCCGAAACAGGCTGAAAGCGCTTATTAACATCTACCTGTTCTCCTTCAAAATCTATCGTCCCGGTTACTTCAGTTCCATCACTAAAGGCCCACTCAGCACCAGGTTCATAAATGGCATTATTAGGGCATTCCGGTTCGCAAGCCCCGCAATTGATGCACTCATCTGTGATCATTATTGCCATATCTGCTCCTTTTTATTGTTTTAGTTTTGCAATTCGTCTACAAAACTATATCCTTTTTGTTCAACCCTTATGATTTACTTTAATGACCCAAACTAACCAGACAACCCAAGTGTTGGATGCCTGGGGTTCTTTGTTGAATAATCAACTTCAGAAAGGACAACTGGACCACGCAACTCAAAAAGCCCATGAGGCAAATGCCTGGTTCACGCCAGAAAACCTGCGTTTTTCCTTGCAATCCATTATTCACAATTTTCTTAATTCTGATAAGTTGGATAACTGGCTTTCAACTTATGACATTCCGGAAAACCACGCGCCCAAAACCGTAGCCCTTGTAATGGCCGGCAATCTCCCGCTCGTGGGACTTCATGACCTGCTTGCGGTAATGGTGACCGGCAACCGGGCAATGGTAAAAATGTCATCCAAAGACCAGATTTTGCTGCCGGCATTGCTTGATGAATTATTTGAGATAGAACCTGCCTGGCGGGATACAATTTCGTTGGTAAAAAAACTGGAGAATTTTGATGCCGTGATCGCGACCGGTTCAGATAATACTGCCCGTTACTTTCATTATTATTTTGGAAAATACCCGCACATCATCCGGAAAAACCGCAACTCAGTTGCCATCCTCACCGGTAACGAAAGCGAGAAAGACCTCCGGGGATTGGGTGAGGATATGCTGCGCTATTTTGGTCTCGGTTGCCGCAATGTCTCCAAAATATATGTACCGGAAAACTTCAGCTTTATTCCGCTCTTCGAAGCGATAGAACCAATGGCTACAATAGGTGACCATAACAAGTATTACAATAATTATATGTTTCACAAAAGCCTGATGCTGATCAATAAAGTCCCACATCTGGATAATGGATTTTTATTGCTGAAGGAAGATGAGCAAATTGCTTCCCCTTTATCTGTAGTACATACCCATCACTACAAATCGCTTGACGAGGTAAATGCTGATATAGCCGCCAAAAAGAAACAAATACAGGTAGTAGTGGGATATGAAAAACCCGGGGAACTGCTGCCCGGTGAAGCACAACAACCTGAATTATGGGATTATGCTGACAAGGTTGACCCTCTCAACTTTCTGCTGAACCTCTAGCTGGCGATCTTTTCAAACGTTCCAGTTCCCGCCAGAATCCCGGAAAGGATTTCTGCACAACCTCCGGATCATCAATTTTCACGTTTGGATATATCATGCCGAAAGGCGCAAAGCTCATGGCCATCCGATGATCATTGTAGGTGCTGATTCGCACTGGATGCCTCGGGACTTCTCCAAAACTCAGGCTTTGCAGTGAATCAGCCCCGGCTTCAGTTTCTGTTCCCAGTTTGCGAAGCTCGGTTTCCAGAGCCTTCAATCGGTCGCATTCCTTGACGCGAAGATTCTTTATGCCCTTTAGGTGAAATGGAATTTTCATCAGGCTGCACAGCACGGCAAATGTCTGCGCCAGATCAGGATAATCAGTCAGATCCTTATTGAATTCTGAAGGAAAGTTGGTATTTGATTTTTGAATAAAACATTTACGGTTGAAATACTGAGTTTTTATGCCGAACGCTTCCATCCATTCCACCATGATGCTGTCACCCTGCCAGCTTTGGGGATGCAGGCCCGGCAGCAGTATTTCAGCTTTTCCGGCCAGTGCGGCAAGTGCGTAAATATAGG
Proteins encoded in this region:
- a CDS encoding class I SAM-dependent methyltransferase translates to MSAASLWHRFNSCFRYLFSASSRHGIHSPFMYEFYCKVLLDMNYYPVYNSIARFRHSLEHDESWLSKKELGAGSNAGLTTRRLLRKEAKHSGIPADYGRLLYRIVRHFQPRYALELGTSLGLSAFYQAAAMAQNSGSEFVSIEGCSDTHQAATRNLNAIAPELGIDHFVQFRLGDFNDELPKVLKEWPRLDYVFIDGDHREERLLHYFRLCLQKVNENSVIAVDDIYWSPGMTRAWQAIKQMPEVRQTADLYRFGLVFFRKSAAPQHFILKF
- a CDS encoding NlpC/P60 family protein; protein product: MPVRADKSHRSEMVTSVLFGEIFKVHESLEAWHRVTLEADGYEGWIENASLAILEASACQVLRQQKPFYAVDSIVRIENKSRRFPIYFGSTIYRSAKGCCTAGDEEFAFEGKVHLPETLDVSLILEMATRFLETPYLWGGRTTFGTDCSGMVQTLFRIAGYSLPRDASLQAKQGNAVDWHDRQPGDLAFFSSANGRITHVGILAANDGLIHATSVGGSKVRNDKLSEHGIINAETGIITHPLAFIRRMI
- a CDS encoding 4Fe-4S dicluster domain-containing protein; this translates as MAIMITDECINCGACEPECPNNAIYEPGAEWAFSDGTEVTGTIDFEGEQVDVNKRFQPVSDEVYFIVPDKCTECMGFHEEPQCAAVCPVDCCVDDPDRRESEETLLARKAKLHLD
- a CDS encoding acyl-CoA reductase; translated protein: MTQTNQTTQVLDAWGSLLNNQLQKGQLDHATQKAHEANAWFTPENLRFSLQSIIHNFLNSDKLDNWLSTYDIPENHAPKTVALVMAGNLPLVGLHDLLAVMVTGNRAMVKMSSKDQILLPALLDELFEIEPAWRDTISLVKKLENFDAVIATGSDNTARYFHYYFGKYPHIIRKNRNSVAILTGNESEKDLRGLGEDMLRYFGLGCRNVSKIYVPENFSFIPLFEAIEPMATIGDHNKYYNNYMFHKSLMLINKVPHLDNGFLLLKEDEQIASPLSVVHTHHYKSLDEVNADIAAKKKQIQVVVGYEKPGELLPGEAQQPELWDYADKVDPLNFLLNL